CCTTCGGTTCGGCTGGCTCTGCGCATCGCGCGGGGTCCTCGCGGCCGCCGAAAACTGGAAGGATTACACGACGATCGCCCCGCCGAAATTCGGTCAGCACGTCGCCGAGCAGGCGTTTGACCGGCGCGCAGAACTGCTCGCGGAGAACCGCGAACACGTCGCGGACAACCGCGCCGCCGTCGAAGCGTCCTTGGACGCCCACGGGCTCGCGTGGTCGGCCCCCGACTGCGGCGTCAACGCCCTCGTGGAGGTCCCACCGGGATTCGCGGGTGGATACTCCTTCTGTCGGAGCCTCGTGACGGAGGAGTCGGTCGTTCTCGCCCCCGGCGAGGCGTTCGACCGGCCCGAGTGGTTTCGGATCGGATTCGGGCTGCATCGCGAGGAACTCGAGGAGGGGCTGTCGCGGATCGAGGCCTTCCTCGCCCGACACAGCTGAACGTGGGCCGCCCCGCCCAACGGTCCCGTTACCGTCGCTGCGATCGTCGGGTTGGATAATCCTCCCGCGGTTCGCTCGCGCGACCGATCAGTCGTTCGATCCGCTCTGCTACCGGCGGGTGCGTCGCGAGCAGTCGACTCAGCATCCCCTCCTCGTCCCCGTGGACGTACAGCGAGGAGCGTATTCCCCGCCCGGGCGTGGCGGCCCGCTGAACCTTCACGAGCGCGCGGGCCAGCGCTCTGAGATCGGCGGTCGCGTCGACGGGTCGATCGTCCGCAGCGCACTCGCGTCGCCGTGAGTGCGCCCGCAACGCGAGCGTCAACGCGAACAGCAGGATGACGACGGCCTGTGCGACCAGCCACCGGACCGTCGCAGCGTGAAGGGCCAGCGGATGCGGGCGCTCGCCGCGGAGTCACGCCGATGCGCGGACGACGCCACCGACGAAGGCGACGAGTGCGTACGCGAAGCGCAGCTCGACCCCGTCGAACGCCACCAGAATGCGAAATAGGAGCCGTCGCATGGGACGCGTGTGGGAGCTCGACGCGCTCCGTCACTCGACGCCCGTGATCTCAGTGACCGTTCCGACGCCCTTCGATCGGCCCTCCCGGAAGACGAACCG
The DNA window shown above is from Natronomonas salsuginis and carries:
- a CDS encoding M48 family metalloprotease, which translates into the protein MALHAATVRWLVAQAVVILLFALTLALRAHSRRRECAADDRPVDATADLRALARALVKVQRAATPGRGIRSSLYVHGDEEGMLSRLLATHPPVAERIERLIGRASEPREDYPTRRSQRR